From the genome of Eucalyptus grandis isolate ANBG69807.140 chromosome 2, ASM1654582v1, whole genome shotgun sequence, one region includes:
- the LOC104432839 gene encoding interactor of constitutive active ROPs 3 isoform X1, with amino-acid sequence MSCEAIQSHRTGLEVPQRVSPRAVRQLKTATLEADSATSSNQATRTPKERSPKVVERRSPRSPLSEKKRPSRISELESQISQLQEELKKTKDQLNFSESCKNKALQDAEESKKQLCDISSKLDDSQERILELSASEDSHVTEFRGVSEEREQALQSELEVIQKQRSVDSAALASALDEIQRLKTELEMVAQSDAAQTKNAESANMELQSLKGNLADTLSLVENMKTQLKDCKESEAQAQALVNETLLQLGTAKATVEALRLDGMKAVEVYSSITSELHQSKERVNLLEGLVSKLETDLSHAGGNKIPNPSDDKDLELETGPHQKTKEANQLEEELSTLRYEIGHLRSALEAAESKHREDHAESTVQIKSAYELMEQMKSASGAREAVLEAELNKARADIEDLKAHLMDKETELQGVLEENEGLSSKLENTLSLQKESTLERELKKLREELSEVKANLMDKETELQHISEENKTMKLELKKRETDKAKMNDEEVAQVEAARAAEREALTKLSFMMEEAEKSNRRAARVTEQLEAAQATSTEMEGELRRLKVQSDQWRKAAEAAAAMLSSGNNGKFMDRTGSLDSSYDPVTGRMSSPYAEDMDDDMLKKKNGNMLKKIGVLWKKPQK; translated from the exons ATGTCGTGCGAGGCCATCCAAAGTCACAG AACTGGTTTAGAAGTCCCTCAGAGAGTCTCTCCCCGTGCTGTACGCCAGCTGAAGACAGCCACATTGGAAGCTGATTCTGCAACTTCTTCAAATCAAGCCACTAGAAcgccaaaagaaagaagtccCAAGGTGGTTGAGCGCAGGTCACCTAGAAGCCCGCTGTCTGAG AAAAAACGTCCATCTCGAATATCGGAGTTGGAATCTCAGATTTCGCAACTTCAGGAGGAGCTGAAGAAAACCAAGGACCAGCTAAATTTTTCTGAATCTTGCAAGAATAAAGCCTTGCAAGATGCAGAGGAATCCAAGAAGCAGTTATGTGACATATCTTCAAAGCTTGATGACTCACAGGAGCGAATTCTGGAGCTCTCTGCATCTGAGGACTCTCATGTAACTGAATTTCGAGGAGTGTCAGAAGAACGGGAACAAGCATTGCAGTCTGAGCTTGAGGTTATCCAGAAGCAGCGATCAGTTGACTCAGCTGCACTAGCATCAGCTTTGGATGAGATTCAGAGGCTTAAAACTGAGCTGGAAATGGTTGCACAATCTGACGCTGCACAAACAAAGAATGCAGAATCAGCAAATATGGAGCTCCAGAGCTTGAAAGGGAATCTGGCCGACACTCTGTCACTGGTAGAGAACATGAAAACCCAGCTTAAAGATTGCAAGGAATCAGAAGCACAGGCCCAAGCACTCGTTAATGAAACCCTGTTGCAGCTGGGTACCGCCAAAGCAACTGTGGAAGCACTCAGGTTGGATGGGATGAAAGCCGTGGAAGTTTACAGTTCAATTACTTCTGAGCTGCATCAGTCAAAGGAACGTGTGAACTTACTCGAAGGGTTGGTTAGCAAACTTGAAACAGACCTCTCACATGCTGGTGGGAACAAGATTCCAAATCCTTCAGATGATAAGGATCTAGAGCTGGAAACTGGCCCACATCAGAAGACCAAAGAAGCCAACCAGCTGGAAGAAGAGCTTTCTACCCTTAGATATGAGATTGGACATCTGAGGTCTGCACTTGAAGCTGCTGAAAGCAAACACCGTGAAGACCATGCTGAGAGCACTGTGCAAATAAAGAGTGCTTATGAACTGATGGAGCAGATGAAATCTGCATCAGGTGCCAGAGAGGCTGTGTTGGAGGCAGAGTTGAACAAGGCAAGAGCTGATATTGAAGATTTGAAGGCACATCTAATGGATAAAGAAACTGAACTGCAGGGCGTTCTAGAAGAGAATGAGGGGCTAAGTTCAAAGCTCGAGAATACCCTGTCCCTCCAGAAAGAATCCACACTGGAAAGGGAGCTGAAGAAACTGCGGGAGGAGTTATCAGAGGTGAAAGCAAATCTGATGGATAAGGAGACGGAACTGCAGCATATATCAGAGGAGAACAAAACGATGAAGCTGGAGCTCAAGAAGAGGGAAACTGACAAGGCTAAGATGAATGATGAGGAGGTTGCGCAAGTAGAAGCAGCGAGAGCTGCAGAAAGAGAGGCTCTCACGAAGCTTAGCTTTATGATGGAGGAGGCAGAAAAGAGCAACCGGAGAGCAGCAAGAGTAACGGAGCAGCTTGAGGCAGCACAGGCGACAAGTACTGAAATGGAGGGTGAGTTAAGAAGGTTAAAGGTGCAGTCTGATCAGTGGAGGAAAGCTGCAGAGGCAGCTGCGGCGATGCTTTCAAGTGGGAACAACGGGAAGTTTATGGACAGAACTGGTTCTCTGGACAGCAGTTATGATCCTGTAACAGGCAGGATGAGCTCACCTTATGCCGAAGACATGGATGACGAtatgctgaaaaagaagaatgggAACATGCTGAAGAAGATAGGAGTACTCtggaaaaaaccacaaaaatag
- the LOC104432840 gene encoding sm-like protein LSM8 — MSTGPGLDSLVDQTISVITNDGRNIVGVLKGYDQATNIILDESHERVYSTKEGVQQLVLGLYIIRGDNISVVGELDEELDSNLDFSKLRAHPFKPVIH, encoded by the exons ATGTCAACTGGCCCTGGACTCGATTCTCTCGTAGACC AAACAATATCGGTCATTACAAATGATGGGCGTAACATTGTG GGGGTCTTAAAGGGCTATGACCAGGCAACAAATATCATTCTTGATGAATCTCATGAACGTGTTTACTCCACAAAG GAAGGCGTGCAGCAACTTGTGCTCGGTCTTTACATAATAAGGGGTGATAACAT AAGCGTTGTCGGAGAACTAGATGAGGAGCTTGATTCCAATCTGGATTTCTCCAAGCTGAGAGCTCATCCCTTTAAGCCTGTAATTCATTAA
- the LOC104432839 gene encoding interactor of constitutive active ROPs 3 isoform X2, whose product MQTPKARTGLEVPQRVSPRAVRQLKTATLEADSATSSNQATRTPKERSPKVVERRSPRSPLSEKKRPSRISELESQISQLQEELKKTKDQLNFSESCKNKALQDAEESKKQLCDISSKLDDSQERILELSASEDSHVTEFRGVSEEREQALQSELEVIQKQRSVDSAALASALDEIQRLKTELEMVAQSDAAQTKNAESANMELQSLKGNLADTLSLVENMKTQLKDCKESEAQAQALVNETLLQLGTAKATVEALRLDGMKAVEVYSSITSELHQSKERVNLLEGLVSKLETDLSHAGGNKIPNPSDDKDLELETGPHQKTKEANQLEEELSTLRYEIGHLRSALEAAESKHREDHAESTVQIKSAYELMEQMKSASGAREAVLEAELNKARADIEDLKAHLMDKETELQGVLEENEGLSSKLENTLSLQKESTLERELKKLREELSEVKANLMDKETELQHISEENKTMKLELKKRETDKAKMNDEEVAQVEAARAAEREALTKLSFMMEEAEKSNRRAARVTEQLEAAQATSTEMEGELRRLKVQSDQWRKAAEAAAAMLSSGNNGKFMDRTGSLDSSYDPVTGRMSSPYAEDMDDDMLKKKNGNMLKKIGVLWKKPQK is encoded by the exons ATGCAGACCCCAAAAGCGAG AACTGGTTTAGAAGTCCCTCAGAGAGTCTCTCCCCGTGCTGTACGCCAGCTGAAGACAGCCACATTGGAAGCTGATTCTGCAACTTCTTCAAATCAAGCCACTAGAAcgccaaaagaaagaagtccCAAGGTGGTTGAGCGCAGGTCACCTAGAAGCCCGCTGTCTGAG AAAAAACGTCCATCTCGAATATCGGAGTTGGAATCTCAGATTTCGCAACTTCAGGAGGAGCTGAAGAAAACCAAGGACCAGCTAAATTTTTCTGAATCTTGCAAGAATAAAGCCTTGCAAGATGCAGAGGAATCCAAGAAGCAGTTATGTGACATATCTTCAAAGCTTGATGACTCACAGGAGCGAATTCTGGAGCTCTCTGCATCTGAGGACTCTCATGTAACTGAATTTCGAGGAGTGTCAGAAGAACGGGAACAAGCATTGCAGTCTGAGCTTGAGGTTATCCAGAAGCAGCGATCAGTTGACTCAGCTGCACTAGCATCAGCTTTGGATGAGATTCAGAGGCTTAAAACTGAGCTGGAAATGGTTGCACAATCTGACGCTGCACAAACAAAGAATGCAGAATCAGCAAATATGGAGCTCCAGAGCTTGAAAGGGAATCTGGCCGACACTCTGTCACTGGTAGAGAACATGAAAACCCAGCTTAAAGATTGCAAGGAATCAGAAGCACAGGCCCAAGCACTCGTTAATGAAACCCTGTTGCAGCTGGGTACCGCCAAAGCAACTGTGGAAGCACTCAGGTTGGATGGGATGAAAGCCGTGGAAGTTTACAGTTCAATTACTTCTGAGCTGCATCAGTCAAAGGAACGTGTGAACTTACTCGAAGGGTTGGTTAGCAAACTTGAAACAGACCTCTCACATGCTGGTGGGAACAAGATTCCAAATCCTTCAGATGATAAGGATCTAGAGCTGGAAACTGGCCCACATCAGAAGACCAAAGAAGCCAACCAGCTGGAAGAAGAGCTTTCTACCCTTAGATATGAGATTGGACATCTGAGGTCTGCACTTGAAGCTGCTGAAAGCAAACACCGTGAAGACCATGCTGAGAGCACTGTGCAAATAAAGAGTGCTTATGAACTGATGGAGCAGATGAAATCTGCATCAGGTGCCAGAGAGGCTGTGTTGGAGGCAGAGTTGAACAAGGCAAGAGCTGATATTGAAGATTTGAAGGCACATCTAATGGATAAAGAAACTGAACTGCAGGGCGTTCTAGAAGAGAATGAGGGGCTAAGTTCAAAGCTCGAGAATACCCTGTCCCTCCAGAAAGAATCCACACTGGAAAGGGAGCTGAAGAAACTGCGGGAGGAGTTATCAGAGGTGAAAGCAAATCTGATGGATAAGGAGACGGAACTGCAGCATATATCAGAGGAGAACAAAACGATGAAGCTGGAGCTCAAGAAGAGGGAAACTGACAAGGCTAAGATGAATGATGAGGAGGTTGCGCAAGTAGAAGCAGCGAGAGCTGCAGAAAGAGAGGCTCTCACGAAGCTTAGCTTTATGATGGAGGAGGCAGAAAAGAGCAACCGGAGAGCAGCAAGAGTAACGGAGCAGCTTGAGGCAGCACAGGCGACAAGTACTGAAATGGAGGGTGAGTTAAGAAGGTTAAAGGTGCAGTCTGATCAGTGGAGGAAAGCTGCAGAGGCAGCTGCGGCGATGCTTTCAAGTGGGAACAACGGGAAGTTTATGGACAGAACTGGTTCTCTGGACAGCAGTTATGATCCTGTAACAGGCAGGATGAGCTCACCTTATGCCGAAGACATGGATGACGAtatgctgaaaaagaagaatgggAACATGCTGAAGAAGATAGGAGTACTCtggaaaaaaccacaaaaatag
- the LOC104432838 gene encoding dof zinc finger protein DOF2.1 isoform X1, producing the protein MDPSSGTNQEMGAHSLESMLISPKPQQDQRKPRPQPEEALHCPRCESTNTKFCYYNNYSLLQPRYFCKSCRRYWTKGGTLRNVPVGGGCRKNRRSSSSSSSRRAQDQGGPISTLINNNDYDTPNPFTTLHSLTYDQSSDHMSLPFLGLHKFPYQLGPHELSHDILSYANRSKNGHGDMNGGFLDSLKNEFGLLENTQNNVHDSHHRQNLYYGYGSDGMNNNMGDPVDSGGAPSSCDHEMMSPAGSANEALGATSMKQELLCSDRDGENRVLWGCPWQMNGDQYRGNGVMGDVNSGRGSWNGLGSSWYGLLNSPLV; encoded by the exons ATGGATCCTTCAAGTGGAACAAACCAG GAAATGGGAGCTCATTCATTGGAAAGCATGTTGATATCCCCTAAACCACAGCAAGATCAAAGGAAGCCAAGGCCTCAGCCAGAAGAGGCTCTCCACTGCCCGAGGTGCGAGTCCACCAACACCAAGTTCTGTTACTACAACAACTACAGCCTCTTGCAGCCTAGGTACTTCTGCAAGTCCTGTCGAAGGTATTGGACCAAAGGAGGGACCCTGAGGAATGTTCCTGTGGGTGGAGGGTGCAGGAAGAACCGTAGGTCCTCGTCCTCATCATCATCCAGAAGAGCCCAAGACCAGGGAGGACCAATCTCAACTTTGATCAACAACAATGATTACGACACCCCAAACCCATTTACTACCTTGCACTCTCTAACTTATGATCAGTCCAGTGATCATATGTCCCTTCCATTCCTTGGGCTCCACAAGTTCCCATACCAGCTTGGGCCTCATGAGCTGAGCCATGATATCCTCTCCTATGCCAACAGATCAAAGAACGGCCATGGTGACATGAACGGAGGCTTTCTTGATTCACTGAAGAACGAGTTTGGCTTGCTTGAGAACACCCAGAATAATGTTCATGACAGTCATCATCGTCAGAATCTGTATTATGGGTATGGATCAGATGGGATGAACAATAACATGGGAGATCCAGTGGACAGTGGTGGTGCTCCATCATCATGTGATCATGAAATGATGAGCCCTGCTGGTTCTGCAAATGAAGCTCTTGGAGCAACATCAATGAAGCAAGAGCTGTTGTGTTCTGATAGGGACGGCGAAAATAGGGTTTTGTGGGGTTGTCCGTGGCAGATGAATGGAGATCAATATCGCGGGAATGGTGTAATGGGTGATGTTAATTCAGGGAGGGGAAGTTGGAATGGTCTTGGTTCATCTTGGTATGGGCTTCTTAATAGCCCTCTCGTGTAG
- the LOC104432838 gene encoding dof zinc finger protein DOF2.1 isoform X2, with amino-acid sequence MGAHSLESMLISPKPQQDQRKPRPQPEEALHCPRCESTNTKFCYYNNYSLLQPRYFCKSCRRYWTKGGTLRNVPVGGGCRKNRRSSSSSSSRRAQDQGGPISTLINNNDYDTPNPFTTLHSLTYDQSSDHMSLPFLGLHKFPYQLGPHELSHDILSYANRSKNGHGDMNGGFLDSLKNEFGLLENTQNNVHDSHHRQNLYYGYGSDGMNNNMGDPVDSGGAPSSCDHEMMSPAGSANEALGATSMKQELLCSDRDGENRVLWGCPWQMNGDQYRGNGVMGDVNSGRGSWNGLGSSWYGLLNSPLV; translated from the coding sequence ATGGGAGCTCATTCATTGGAAAGCATGTTGATATCCCCTAAACCACAGCAAGATCAAAGGAAGCCAAGGCCTCAGCCAGAAGAGGCTCTCCACTGCCCGAGGTGCGAGTCCACCAACACCAAGTTCTGTTACTACAACAACTACAGCCTCTTGCAGCCTAGGTACTTCTGCAAGTCCTGTCGAAGGTATTGGACCAAAGGAGGGACCCTGAGGAATGTTCCTGTGGGTGGAGGGTGCAGGAAGAACCGTAGGTCCTCGTCCTCATCATCATCCAGAAGAGCCCAAGACCAGGGAGGACCAATCTCAACTTTGATCAACAACAATGATTACGACACCCCAAACCCATTTACTACCTTGCACTCTCTAACTTATGATCAGTCCAGTGATCATATGTCCCTTCCATTCCTTGGGCTCCACAAGTTCCCATACCAGCTTGGGCCTCATGAGCTGAGCCATGATATCCTCTCCTATGCCAACAGATCAAAGAACGGCCATGGTGACATGAACGGAGGCTTTCTTGATTCACTGAAGAACGAGTTTGGCTTGCTTGAGAACACCCAGAATAATGTTCATGACAGTCATCATCGTCAGAATCTGTATTATGGGTATGGATCAGATGGGATGAACAATAACATGGGAGATCCAGTGGACAGTGGTGGTGCTCCATCATCATGTGATCATGAAATGATGAGCCCTGCTGGTTCTGCAAATGAAGCTCTTGGAGCAACATCAATGAAGCAAGAGCTGTTGTGTTCTGATAGGGACGGCGAAAATAGGGTTTTGTGGGGTTGTCCGTGGCAGATGAATGGAGATCAATATCGCGGGAATGGTGTAATGGGTGATGTTAATTCAGGGAGGGGAAGTTGGAATGGTCTTGGTTCATCTTGGTATGGGCTTCTTAATAGCCCTCTCGTGTAG